A part of Gemmatimonas groenlandica genomic DNA contains:
- a CDS encoding glycoside hydrolase family 9 protein, whose protein sequence is MRFALTAAVLLLTPLSANAQRPLLPIEHVNSAEFGWLQKPVLASRVLDDFAQPATWKFSGTGTLSFPQQLALGDMRSLRVELQMFRNAPAPNRARLSSVNLQRAFPNEDWSGYNRLSLWVRPDFAGIPVLPLQLVLHNDGAVKVPDRYDREGTHFITFARNGWQQVVWEIEPLARDRVTRLEIGYFVNRMLAGADDHVAFEIGRLELQKVDPDVHTGWVTGANKIAFSHSGYQSGSSKSAIASALPAQSFELVSVQDIAFGETVLRKPIATVQTRNGTFQQMDFSEIQTPGSYVLRAGGITSKPFAIGNEVWKSSIWKTLNFFYGNRCGDDIPGVHGIDHLDWFATHDSTRITMSGGWHDAGDLSQGLINTGEATYAMFALADKLAARGDDPALTARLVEEAKWGLDWVLRVRFPGGYRIGFGPHNYWSNNIAGDADDRVVAAKNNPNVNYIASAAAAIGYRMLKDREPALAARALRVAREDWAFAIVGIEGPSTWHTPAFAASRMELAGVGITASLELFAATGEARYRDKAVELARVVMASQQVARVGSVFPLSGFFYTGPDRDTIFHQFHKASDQAPIVALSQLVHALPDHPEWMQWYATIARYAEYQKRGATTTAPYHVLPAYVYRLADSVQVPDSGGRYLEKQDQYAAQVRAGLPMGDGWFLRAFPVWFQRRGNYGVLLSQSKALSTASRLRGDSAGLDLAQQQAQWVVGRNPFVQSTMYGEGYDWAQQYSVSSADFVGSLPVGMQSRGTTDLPYWPSQNTYVYKEVWVHSSSRWLWLMEDLLPVAAARNATSLTALTFNSTTSADGTITMKLIVTGTGVHRYELRTDNLRGTTVAQTVTLRNGVPTTLVWTAKRVRADTPYTAVVIEDGNVTRTRELFAQ, encoded by the coding sequence ATGCGATTCGCGCTCACTGCGGCCGTGCTGCTGCTTACTCCGCTGTCGGCCAACGCCCAGCGGCCGCTGCTCCCGATCGAGCATGTCAACTCGGCCGAATTCGGCTGGCTGCAAAAGCCAGTGCTGGCCAGTCGCGTGCTCGATGACTTTGCGCAGCCAGCCACGTGGAAGTTCAGCGGTACGGGGACACTGTCGTTCCCGCAGCAGCTGGCGCTCGGCGACATGCGGTCGCTCCGCGTGGAGCTGCAGATGTTCCGCAACGCGCCGGCCCCGAACCGCGCACGGCTCTCGAGCGTCAATCTGCAGCGCGCGTTCCCCAACGAAGACTGGAGCGGCTACAACCGTCTTTCGCTCTGGGTGCGCCCCGACTTCGCCGGCATTCCCGTGCTGCCCCTGCAACTTGTGCTGCACAATGACGGCGCGGTAAAAGTGCCTGATCGCTACGACCGCGAAGGCACGCATTTCATCACCTTCGCCCGCAACGGCTGGCAACAGGTGGTGTGGGAGATCGAACCACTCGCGCGCGATCGTGTCACGCGGCTCGAGATCGGCTATTTCGTGAACCGTATGCTCGCAGGCGCCGACGATCACGTCGCCTTCGAGATCGGCAGGCTCGAACTGCAGAAAGTCGACCCCGATGTCCACACCGGCTGGGTCACCGGCGCGAACAAGATCGCCTTCAGTCACAGCGGCTATCAGTCCGGCAGCTCCAAGTCCGCGATTGCCAGCGCGCTGCCGGCACAGTCCTTCGAGCTGGTGAGCGTGCAGGACATCGCGTTCGGCGAAACCGTACTTCGCAAACCGATCGCCACGGTGCAAACGCGCAACGGCACCTTTCAACAGATGGATTTCTCGGAGATCCAGACGCCGGGCAGTTACGTGCTGCGCGCCGGTGGCATCACAAGCAAGCCGTTCGCCATCGGCAACGAAGTCTGGAAGTCGTCGATCTGGAAGACGCTCAATTTCTTCTACGGCAACCGGTGCGGTGATGACATTCCCGGTGTGCATGGCATCGATCATCTCGACTGGTTCGCCACGCACGACAGCACCCGCATCACGATGAGCGGCGGCTGGCATGATGCCGGCGACCTGTCGCAGGGATTGATCAACACCGGCGAGGCGACGTACGCGATGTTCGCGCTCGCCGACAAACTTGCCGCGCGCGGCGACGACCCGGCACTCACTGCACGCCTCGTGGAAGAGGCGAAGTGGGGACTCGACTGGGTGCTGCGCGTGCGCTTTCCGGGCGGCTATCGCATCGGCTTCGGTCCGCACAACTACTGGTCGAACAACATCGCAGGCGATGCGGATGATCGCGTTGTGGCGGCGAAGAACAATCCCAATGTGAACTACATCGCGTCGGCCGCGGCAGCCATCGGATACCGCATGCTGAAGGATCGCGAGCCGGCGTTGGCCGCGCGCGCACTGCGTGTGGCGCGAGAGGACTGGGCGTTTGCGATCGTTGGCATCGAGGGACCAAGCACCTGGCACACACCGGCCTTTGCCGCCTCGCGTATGGAACTCGCCGGGGTCGGTATCACGGCGTCGCTCGAGCTCTTCGCGGCCACCGGCGAGGCGCGTTACCGCGACAAGGCGGTTGAGCTGGCGCGTGTGGTGATGGCGTCGCAGCAAGTCGCGCGTGTGGGTTCGGTGTTTCCCCTCTCCGGGTTCTTCTACACTGGACCCGACCGCGACACCATCTTTCACCAGTTCCACAAGGCGTCCGATCAGGCGCCAATCGTGGCGCTGTCGCAGTTGGTGCACGCACTGCCCGACCATCCCGAGTGGATGCAGTGGTACGCCACGATCGCGCGATACGCCGAGTACCAGAAGCGTGGAGCGACCACGACGGCGCCGTATCATGTGTTGCCGGCGTACGTGTACCGACTCGCCGATAGCGTTCAGGTTCCCGACTCAGGCGGTCGCTATCTGGAGAAGCAGGATCAGTACGCCGCGCAGGTGCGCGCCGGCTTGCCGATGGGCGACGGATGGTTCCTGCGCGCCTTCCCGGTGTGGTTTCAGCGTCGCGGCAACTACGGCGTGCTGCTGTCGCAGTCGAAGGCACTGTCCACCGCCTCGCGGCTGCGCGGCGACAGTGCGGGGCTCGACCTGGCGCAGCAACAGGCGCAGTGGGTCGTCGGTCGCAATCCCTTCGTGCAGAGCACGATGTATGGCGAAGGCTACGACTGGGCGCAGCAGTACAGCGTGTCGTCGGCCGACTTCGTGGGGTCACTGCCGGTAGGGATGCAGAGTCGCGGCACGACCGACCTGCCCTACTGGCCTTCGCAGAACACGTACGTGTACAAGGAAGTGTGGGTGCACTCCAGCAGCCGCTGGCTGTGGCTTATGGAGGACCTGCTGCCCGTCGCGGCCGCGCGCAACGCGACGTCGCTTACGGCATTGACGTTCAACAGCACCACGTCTGCCGACGGCACGATCACCATGAAGCTGATCGTGACCGGCACCGGCGTGCACCGCTACGAGTTGCGGACCGACAATCTGCGCGGAACGACGGTCGCGCAGACCGTGACGTTGCGGAACGGTGTGCCAACCACGCTCGTGTGGACGGCGAAGCGAGTGCGGGCCGACACGCCGTACACCGCCGTCGTGATCGAAGACGGCAACGTCACACGCACGCGCGAACTGTTCGCGCAGTAG
- a CDS encoding TfoX/Sxy family protein, which produces MASDLSFVEYVRDQMHGAGNVTFKKMFGEYALYIDEKVVALVCDNQLFVKPTEAGRALLGTVTEAPPYPGAKPQLLITEQLEDQGLIVELMRVTAAELPAPKPKPAKKSAKKAAKKAPKKTR; this is translated from the coding sequence ATGGCGTCCGATCTCAGTTTCGTGGAGTACGTGCGCGACCAGATGCACGGCGCCGGCAACGTGACGTTCAAGAAGATGTTCGGCGAGTACGCGCTCTACATCGACGAGAAGGTCGTGGCGTTGGTGTGCGACAATCAGCTGTTCGTGAAGCCGACCGAGGCCGGTCGCGCGCTCCTGGGCACAGTCACGGAGGCACCGCCGTACCCGGGCGCCAAGCCGCAACTGTTAATCACGGAACAGCTCGAGGATCAGGGGTTGATCGTCGAGCTGATGCGGGTCACAGCGGCCGAGCTGCCCGCGCCCAAGCCAAAGCCTGCGAAGAAGTCAGCGAAAAAGGCGGCGAAAAAGGCACCGAAGAAAACGCGCTGA
- a CDS encoding LVIVD repeat-containing protein yields MSEALPRRRGASVVTGYAAVALLGLAACAPSKPKTAPTPMNDPRVGLKAGLFDAGEAISNMKVVAKAVSPPGFLGITNSDLAFTGKYAIQGNYNGPVIWDISNPAKPTLVVAYTCPASQNDISVYKNLMFMSAEANNGRVDCKPGGVPDPVSKERMRGVRVFDISDIRNPKLIANVQTCRGSHTHTVLEDPKDKDNVYIYVSGSSGIRSAGELEGCADVASADANSSRLRIEIIKVPLANPASAAVVGRANIFAGLGAAPGHGLSDADKEAAAKTLATAKAAGAFIAKNPQSGAEMVVPPQVIRPMLDSVMKARGGTTVNAADSTAVRGMAQGAVTRMFAGAAGGGGRGGERSQCHDITVYPALGLAGGACEGHGLLLDISNPTAPVRLDAAADSNFAYWHSATFNNDGTQMLFSDEWGGGSSPKCRAGDKPEWGANAIFSIVNKKLVFKSYYKIPTVQSSNENCVAHNGSLIPIPGRDVMVQSWYQGGISVFDWTDPSKPKEIASFDRGPVDSTRMAMGGSWSVYWYNGAIVSSEIARGLDVAELVPSEFISQNEIDAANTVKWDYLNAQGQPKISWPPSFALAKAYTDQLERKGCVAPAKISEIRSSISSAEKSSGAARNATLTKLVTDVEASRGCDPKKTDLLKKALQDLQTLAM; encoded by the coding sequence ATGTCAGAAGCACTTCCGCGTCGTCGCGGGGCGAGTGTTGTCACCGGTTACGCGGCCGTGGCGCTGCTGGGTCTCGCGGCGTGCGCGCCGTCGAAGCCCAAGACCGCACCGACGCCGATGAACGATCCGCGCGTCGGCCTCAAGGCCGGTCTGTTTGACGCCGGCGAAGCGATCTCGAACATGAAGGTCGTGGCGAAGGCGGTCTCCCCGCCGGGCTTCCTCGGCATCACGAATTCCGACCTCGCCTTCACCGGCAAGTACGCGATTCAGGGTAACTACAACGGTCCGGTGATCTGGGACATTTCGAACCCGGCCAAGCCGACGCTCGTGGTGGCCTACACCTGCCCAGCCTCGCAGAACGACATCTCGGTGTACAAGAACCTGATGTTCATGTCGGCCGAAGCGAACAATGGCCGCGTGGACTGCAAGCCGGGTGGCGTGCCTGATCCCGTCAGCAAGGAGCGCATGCGTGGCGTGCGCGTGTTCGACATCAGCGACATCCGCAACCCGAAGCTGATCGCGAACGTGCAGACGTGCCGTGGCTCGCACACGCACACGGTGCTCGAGGATCCGAAGGACAAGGACAACGTCTACATCTACGTCTCCGGTTCGTCGGGCATTCGCTCGGCGGGCGAACTCGAGGGCTGCGCCGACGTGGCGTCGGCCGATGCGAACTCGTCGCGCTTGCGCATCGAGATCATCAAGGTGCCACTCGCCAACCCGGCCTCGGCCGCGGTCGTCGGTCGCGCCAACATCTTCGCGGGACTGGGCGCTGCCCCGGGTCACGGACTGTCCGACGCCGACAAGGAAGCGGCGGCGAAGACGCTCGCCACGGCCAAGGCCGCGGGTGCGTTCATCGCGAAGAATCCGCAGTCGGGCGCCGAGATGGTGGTGCCTCCGCAGGTGATCCGCCCGATGCTCGACAGCGTGATGAAGGCGCGTGGCGGCACGACCGTCAATGCGGCGGATAGCACGGCGGTGCGCGGCATGGCGCAGGGCGCGGTGACGCGCATGTTCGCCGGTGCGGCGGGCGGCGGCGGTCGCGGTGGCGAGCGTTCGCAGTGTCACGACATCACGGTGTATCCGGCGCTCGGCTTGGCTGGCGGCGCCTGTGAAGGTCACGGCCTGCTGCTCGACATCAGCAACCCGACGGCCCCCGTGCGTCTCGACGCCGCGGCCGACTCGAACTTCGCCTACTGGCATTCGGCGACGTTCAACAACGACGGCACGCAGATGCTGTTCTCCGACGAGTGGGGCGGTGGTTCGTCGCCCAAGTGCCGCGCCGGCGACAAGCCGGAGTGGGGCGCCAACGCGATCTTCTCGATCGTGAACAAGAAGCTCGTGTTCAAGAGCTACTACAAGATTCCGACCGTGCAGTCGTCGAACGAAAACTGCGTGGCGCACAACGGCTCGCTGATTCCGATTCCGGGCCGCGACGTGATGGTGCAGTCGTGGTACCAGGGCGGCATCTCGGTGTTCGACTGGACGGACCCGTCGAAGCCGAAGGAAATCGCCTCGTTCGATCGCGGCCCGGTGGATTCCACCCGTATGGCGATGGGCGGTTCGTGGTCGGTGTACTGGTACAACGGCGCGATCGTGAGCTCGGAAATCGCGCGTGGCCTCGACGTGGCCGAACTCGTGCCCAGCGAGTTCATCTCGCAGAACGAAATCGACGCGGCGAACACGGTGAAGTGGGATTACCTGAACGCGCAGGGTCAGCCGAAGATCTCATGGCCGCCCAGCTTTGCGCTGGCGAAGGCGTACACGGATCAGCTGGAGCGGAAGGGTTGTGTGGCGCCGGCGAAAATCTCTGAGATTCGCTCGTCGATCTCGAGCGCCGAGAAGTCGTCGGGTGCGGCGCGCAACGCAACGCTGACCAAGCTTGTGACGGATGTCGAAGCCAGCCGTGGCTGCGACCCGAAAAAGACGGACCTGCTGAAGAAGGCGCTGCAGGATCTGCAGACGCTGGCGATGTAA
- a CDS encoding DUF305 domain-containing protein, with translation MPNSYRRPIRLAALSAGLVVMTACATSRSASSAGPAFQMGDAGAVVRARADSLRYPWVKADVDFMSGMIHHHAQAITISRWAPSHGASASVQRLTARIINAQTDEITIMQTWLKDRRQTVPMVDSLGNVTMAGMGHDMAAMAGHDMSAMGGMAMGQMSMPGMLTDAQLKELNAARGTEFDRLFLTYMIQHHRGAVSMVKTLFAAQGAGQDETVFKFANDVEVDQSTEIKRMFTMMLEMGFAPPA, from the coding sequence ATGCCCAATTCCTACCGCCGTCCGATCCGTCTGGCTGCTTTGAGCGCCGGGCTGGTGGTCATGACGGCCTGCGCGACTTCGCGGTCGGCCTCGTCGGCCGGTCCCGCCTTTCAGATGGGTGACGCCGGCGCGGTCGTCCGCGCGCGCGCCGACAGTCTGCGCTATCCCTGGGTGAAGGCCGATGTGGACTTCATGAGCGGGATGATCCACCACCACGCGCAGGCGATCACGATCTCCCGCTGGGCGCCGTCGCACGGCGCGAGCGCGTCGGTGCAGCGGCTCACGGCGCGCATCATCAATGCGCAGACCGATGAGATCACGATCATGCAGACGTGGCTCAAGGACCGCCGTCAGACGGTGCCCATGGTCGATTCACTCGGCAACGTGACGATGGCCGGCATGGGGCATGACATGGCGGCCATGGCTGGCCACGACATGTCGGCCATGGGCGGTATGGCCATGGGCCAGATGTCGATGCCGGGCATGCTCACCGATGCGCAGCTCAAGGAACTCAACGCGGCGCGCGGTACCGAGTTCGACCGGTTGTTTCTGACCTACATGATTCAGCACCACCGTGGCGCCGTCTCGATGGTCAAGACGTTGTTCGCGGCGCAGGGTGCGGGGCAGGACGAAACCGTGTTCAAGTTCGCGAACGATGTCGAGGTCGATCAGAGCACCGAGATCAAGCGCATGTTCACGATGATGTTGGAGATGGGATTCGCCCCACCGGCGTAA
- a CDS encoding serine hydrolase domain-containing protein — protein sequence MTRYPVAVLVSALMLSNHPLDAQSTPDFAAIDSFVTQVMRADRLPGASVAIVHDGHVVHVRGFGTDGYGRPVSPNTIFTLGSMSKAFTALAIMQLVDSGRVELDAPVQRYLPWFRVADSTASGQITVRHLLLHTSGIPTRATRASGESRSLTDHVRALARTSLARAPGVAHEYASPNYLVLSAVIEAVTGETYAHYVERRIFEALQMSHSHTDRTRAIAQGMAQGHVYVLGYPRETTLPFEHDRLPTAALISSAQDMAQFLIAQLEEGVYDGTRVVSAASVAAMHTGGAPSEGFSYAFGWRDGQIGGVRAVHHGGITPNFRGKMVMLPDSKWGVVVLTNASTGLPIPLAPTSHRLADDIAAYLVGTPLPPPTSQHRTRWLALTVILLGLLVIHSRPVALTSCSRAPLPKPSPTIGGVGRGRGCGDGDRTAAALRGQVVGTACRRARHRTVAHGGGDPVPRVGCDAGARSDTVIRHLDVPKGTFMV from the coding sequence ATGACCCGCTATCCCGTGGCCGTCCTCGTGAGTGCGCTGATGCTGTCGAATCACCCGCTCGACGCGCAGTCCACTCCGGATTTTGCTGCGATTGACTCGTTCGTGACGCAGGTCATGCGAGCCGACCGATTGCCCGGCGCGTCGGTGGCGATCGTGCATGATGGGCACGTGGTGCATGTTCGCGGGTTTGGCACGGATGGCTACGGTCGCCCGGTGTCGCCGAACACCATCTTCACGCTCGGATCGATGAGCAAGGCGTTCACGGCGCTCGCGATCATGCAGTTGGTGGACAGCGGGCGCGTGGAGCTGGATGCGCCGGTACAGCGCTATCTGCCGTGGTTTCGCGTAGCCGACAGTACGGCCAGCGGGCAGATCACGGTGCGCCACCTGCTCTTGCATACGAGCGGCATTCCTACGCGTGCGACGCGGGCTTCGGGCGAGTCGCGCAGCCTGACTGATCACGTTCGCGCGTTGGCCCGGACCTCGTTAGCGCGGGCGCCGGGTGTGGCACACGAGTACGCGAGCCCGAACTATCTCGTGCTCAGCGCCGTGATAGAGGCGGTGACTGGAGAGACGTACGCGCACTATGTCGAGCGACGGATCTTCGAGGCGCTGCAGATGAGTCACAGTCACACCGATCGGACGCGCGCCATTGCGCAGGGCATGGCGCAGGGACACGTGTATGTGCTCGGCTATCCGCGCGAGACCACCCTCCCCTTCGAGCACGATCGCCTGCCTACGGCGGCGCTGATCAGCAGCGCGCAGGACATGGCGCAGTTCCTGATCGCGCAACTCGAGGAGGGCGTGTACGACGGCACGCGGGTGGTGAGCGCGGCGTCGGTGGCGGCGATGCATACCGGCGGCGCCCCGTCCGAAGGCTTCTCGTATGCCTTCGGGTGGCGCGACGGACAGATCGGTGGAGTCCGCGCCGTCCATCACGGCGGCATTACGCCGAACTTCCGCGGCAAGATGGTGATGCTGCCCGATTCAAAGTGGGGCGTCGTCGTACTCACGAATGCGTCGACGGGACTCCCAATCCCGCTCGCGCCGACCAGCCATCGGTTGGCAGACGACATCGCTGCCTACCTCGTGGGTACCCCGCTGCCGCCACCGACCTCCCAGCATCGGACGCGCTGGCTGGCGTTGACGGTCATCCTGTTGGGCCTTCTCGTGATCCATTCGCGGCCTGTGGCGCTTACGTCGTGCTCCCGAGCGCCCCTCCCGAAGCCGAGCCCGACTATTGGCGGCGTTGGACGTGGTCGCGGGTGCGGCGATGGTGATCGTACCGCCGCGGCTCTTCGGGGTCAGGTGGTCGGAACTGCCTGCCGTCGCGCCCGACATCGCACTGTGGCTCACGGGGGTGGCGACCCTGTGCCTCGCGTCGGCTGTGATGCGGGTGCGCGTTCGGACACGGTAATCCGTCATCTGGACGTGCCGAAAGGCACTTTTATGGTGTAA
- a CDS encoding OFA family MFS transporter, with protein MSKSRWTIPVGAILVHLGIGSVYAWSTLNRPIIAALPPQPWWGSPPYTTFTAALVLLGLSAATMGPWVERRGARVAAKTSALFFAGGLALGGLGLLWQQPLLLFLGLGILCGIGCGIGYIAPVSTLVKWFPERRGMATGFAIMGFGGGAFLGGYANAFLIEQMGVARALFVLSGVYFALMSAGAQLLRPAPEAPGGLATPATTGLTRGEAIRTPQFLLLWGILCVNVTAGIGILAQASPMMQDLFGRTPKQAAAVVAVISLFNAGGRLLWSSASDLMGRRTTYLLFFVVQFALFLAIPRFAQAGAWWPFLACLLTVFTMYGGGFATMPAFLADLFGARNVGAIHGAVLTAWSVAAVMGPVIITQLSERARAALAPGAPRVHIYDQPLMLLAGLLAVGLVLTLAVKPLPSTTK; from the coding sequence ATGTCGAAATCCCGCTGGACCATCCCCGTCGGCGCCATCCTCGTTCACCTGGGCATCGGCTCAGTGTACGCCTGGAGCACGCTCAACCGCCCGATCATTGCCGCGCTTCCCCCGCAGCCGTGGTGGGGGAGCCCGCCGTATACCACGTTCACCGCCGCGCTCGTGCTGCTCGGCCTGAGCGCGGCCACGATGGGACCGTGGGTCGAGCGGCGTGGCGCGCGGGTCGCGGCGAAAACGTCGGCCCTGTTCTTCGCGGGTGGGCTCGCGCTTGGCGGCCTTGGCCTGCTCTGGCAGCAGCCGCTGCTGCTTTTTCTCGGGCTCGGCATCCTCTGCGGGATCGGCTGCGGGATCGGATACATCGCGCCGGTGAGCACGCTGGTGAAGTGGTTCCCGGAGCGCCGCGGTATGGCCACCGGTTTCGCCATCATGGGTTTCGGCGGCGGCGCGTTTCTCGGGGGTTATGCGAATGCCTTTCTGATCGAACAGATGGGCGTGGCGCGTGCCCTGTTCGTGTTGAGCGGCGTGTACTTCGCTCTGATGTCGGCGGGCGCGCAGCTGCTGAGGCCCGCGCCCGAAGCGCCCGGGGGCCTCGCCACGCCGGCAACCACCGGGCTCACGCGAGGCGAGGCAATCCGTACCCCGCAGTTCCTGCTCCTCTGGGGCATTCTCTGTGTGAACGTCACGGCCGGCATCGGAATTCTTGCCCAGGCGTCGCCCATGATGCAGGACCTCTTCGGCCGCACGCCCAAGCAGGCCGCGGCCGTGGTGGCGGTCATCAGCCTATTCAACGCCGGTGGACGTCTGCTCTGGTCGAGTGCGTCGGATCTGATGGGCCGCCGCACCACGTATCTCCTCTTCTTCGTGGTGCAGTTCGCGCTGTTTCTGGCCATTCCGCGCTTTGCCCAGGCGGGCGCGTGGTGGCCCTTCTTGGCCTGCCTGCTCACCGTGTTCACGATGTACGGCGGTGGATTCGCCACCATGCCGGCGTTTCTGGCCGACCTGTTCGGTGCGCGGAACGTGGGCGCGATTCACGGCGCCGTGCTCACCGCGTGGAGTGTGGCCGCGGTGATGGGACCGGTGATCATCACACAGTTGTCGGAGCGCGCCCGTGCGGCGCTGGCCCCGGGCGCCCCGCGTGTGCACATCTACGATCAGCCGCTGATGCTACTGGCCGGCTTGTTGGCCGTGGGACTGGTGCTCACGTTGGCGGTGAAACCGCTGCCCAGCACAACGAAATAA
- a CDS encoding DUF885 domain-containing protein: MRTPKRLATLALLSLGAAGLAAGTACTPAADKAGTSATTAGFAPFVDRYLDGFARRHPSIAAGNGLHDHDDLLDDFSAQAIAAEIAALKTAAAELAAFSDSSLTPDERVDKRILAGVIDGWLLEQETLANWKRNPMTYASALSDGVHNLMTMENDAAPVRMRRIIAKLAGVPAFLQAARTNIVNPPRIFAERGLGMMRGASTMLTVDLPVAFAAEKGTPLMDSLLSAAAVAAREIDAYTTDFEKTVLPTANGEWKIGGDAVARRYRSEELIDVPLADLAALGERELKLAQDRFRAAALRLAPGADPQATWLTIRRNHPKRGEVVAAAQAVVDSLTRFIATKNLAVVPEGEHVVVKPAQPFSLGFASMHASPPLEKTPVQSVFYITDADSADAPAQQEAWLERFNFASLAITSAHEAMPGHWLHSVHMRQTPGKIRRIWIGLNPFPQPSSGQDGWAHYSEELVVEQGFMNGDPRYELAQLSDALTRICRLLSGIRLHTGEWTLEQAQACFEQQAYVAAPAAKREAQRGTYDPTYGGYFLGKRGMLTLRRDVKAAQGDQFNLRDFHERVMKNGIAPIWAHRQLLMPGDTSRVIQ; encoded by the coding sequence ATGCGAACCCCCAAACGACTCGCCACACTCGCGCTGCTCTCGCTCGGCGCCGCCGGCCTTGCCGCCGGCACCGCCTGCACCCCCGCCGCCGATAAGGCCGGGACGTCCGCGACCACGGCCGGATTCGCGCCGTTCGTGGACCGCTATCTCGACGGCTTCGCGCGCCGTCATCCCTCGATCGCGGCCGGCAACGGCTTGCACGATCACGACGATCTGCTCGACGACTTTTCCGCGCAGGCGATCGCCGCCGAAATCGCCGCGCTGAAGACGGCAGCGGCAGAGCTCGCGGCCTTCAGCGACTCGTCGCTCACGCCGGACGAGCGCGTAGACAAGCGCATTCTCGCCGGTGTGATCGACGGCTGGCTGCTCGAACAGGAAACGCTGGCAAATTGGAAGCGCAATCCGATGACGTACGCCAGTGCGTTGTCCGACGGCGTGCACAATCTGATGACGATGGAGAACGACGCGGCACCGGTGCGCATGCGTCGCATCATCGCCAAACTCGCCGGTGTACCCGCGTTTCTTCAGGCCGCGCGCACGAACATCGTCAATCCCCCCCGGATCTTCGCCGAACGCGGACTGGGCATGATGCGCGGCGCGTCCACGATGCTCACCGTCGACCTGCCCGTCGCCTTCGCGGCCGAGAAGGGCACACCGCTCATGGATTCGCTGTTGAGCGCCGCGGCCGTTGCCGCGCGAGAGATCGACGCGTACACCACCGACTTCGAGAAGACGGTGCTCCCCACCGCGAACGGCGAGTGGAAGATCGGCGGCGACGCCGTGGCGCGACGCTATCGCTCGGAAGAACTGATCGACGTGCCGCTGGCCGACCTCGCAGCGCTGGGTGAGCGTGAACTCAAGCTCGCGCAGGATCGATTCCGCGCCGCCGCACTGCGATTGGCGCCCGGTGCCGATCCGCAGGCCACGTGGCTCACGATTCGCCGCAATCATCCGAAGCGCGGCGAGGTGGTAGCGGCCGCGCAGGCCGTCGTCGATTCACTTACACGCTTCATCGCGACCAAGAATCTGGCCGTGGTGCCTGAGGGCGAGCACGTCGTGGTCAAACCGGCGCAACCGTTCTCGCTGGGCTTCGCCTCGATGCACGCGTCACCGCCGCTCGAGAAAACGCCGGTGCAGAGCGTCTTTTACATCACGGACGCCGACTCGGCCGATGCCCCCGCGCAGCAGGAAGCGTGGCTCGAACGCTTCAACTTTGCGTCACTCGCCATCACGTCGGCGCATGAAGCGATGCCGGGGCATTGGTTGCACTCGGTGCACATGCGGCAAACGCCGGGCAAGATCCGGCGCATCTGGATCGGACTGAATCCGTTTCCGCAGCCATCGTCAGGTCAGGACGGCTGGGCGCACTACTCGGAAGAACTGGTGGTCGAGCAAGGCTTCATGAACGGCGACCCGCGCTACGAGTTGGCCCAGCTCAGCGATGCCCTCACGCGCATCTGTCGACTGTTGTCGGGTATCCGCCTGCACACCGGCGAATGGACGCTCGAACAGGCGCAGGCCTGCTTTGAGCAACAGGCGTACGTGGCCGCTCCCGCCGCCAAGCGCGAAGCGCAGCGCGGCACCTACGACCCGACCTACGGCGGCTATTTCCTGGGCAAGCGCGGCATGCTCACGTTGCGGCGCGACGTGAAGGCGGCGCAGGGCGACCAATTCAACCTTCGCGATTTTCACGAACGCGTCATGAAGAACGGCATCGCGCCGATCTGGGCGCACCGGCAGCTCTTGATGCCGGGTGACACCTCACGGGTAATTCAGTGA